One segment of Anatilimnocola aggregata DNA contains the following:
- a CDS encoding cyclase family protein: MHRENPQLWNRQFWLAALLAGCSTSAELTVGPTTAIGTQSTEAVAGNAKSAQGDSTNQSPLEGKLVDLSYAFDADTIYWPTEQGFRFEKGNNGVTSKGYYYAANRFTTAEHGGTHLDAPIHFAADHDTAEQIDLQRLLGEAAVVDVTEQCRANPDYLIGVADLRDWEVRHNRQFDQVIVLLRTGWSKHWPDRLKYLGTAAFGPEAVSQLHFPGLAPEAAKWLVEHRQIKAIGIDTASIDYGQSSQFESHVILCGHDVPIFENVMNLDQLPAEKSLVIALPMKIAGGSGGPLRMIAIVRE, from the coding sequence GTGCATCGCGAGAATCCACAACTTTGGAATCGCCAATTCTGGCTCGCAGCCCTGTTGGCGGGCTGTAGTACTTCGGCCGAACTGACAGTGGGGCCGACGACCGCGATTGGAACGCAATCAACCGAAGCAGTTGCGGGCAACGCGAAGAGTGCGCAAGGTGACAGCACGAACCAATCTCCGCTCGAAGGTAAGCTCGTTGACCTGAGTTATGCGTTCGATGCCGACACAATCTACTGGCCAACCGAACAGGGGTTTCGCTTCGAAAAAGGGAACAACGGCGTCACTTCCAAAGGCTATTACTACGCCGCCAATCGATTCACGACTGCCGAACATGGTGGAACTCATCTCGACGCGCCGATTCACTTCGCTGCTGACCACGACACAGCCGAGCAAATCGATTTGCAGCGTTTGCTTGGCGAAGCGGCCGTTGTTGATGTGACGGAGCAGTGTCGAGCCAATCCGGACTATCTCATTGGAGTCGCCGATTTGCGCGACTGGGAAGTACGGCACAACCGCCAGTTCGACCAGGTCATCGTGCTGCTGCGCACGGGGTGGAGCAAGCATTGGCCAGACCGATTGAAGTACCTGGGTACCGCAGCCTTTGGGCCGGAGGCTGTCTCGCAGTTGCATTTTCCCGGGCTTGCGCCCGAAGCGGCCAAGTGGCTCGTGGAGCACCGGCAGATCAAGGCGATTGGCATCGACACCGCGAGCATCGATTATGGCCAATCGAGTCAGTTCGAGTCTCACGTAATCTTATGCGGGCACGATGTGCCCATATTCGAAAACGTGATGAATCTCGATCAGCTGCCGGCGGAGAAGTCGCTGGTGATTGCACTGCCCATGAAAATTGCCGGGGGAAGTGGCGGTCCGCTGCGAATGATCGCCATCGTGCGTGAATGA
- a CDS encoding chemotaxis protein CheX has product MAMIAEAEVPLEMADPHLVRALRGSVESALMMCGTQARCVGVSIVPGREVGKITGLIGVHGRVSGFITVNLAERVAIRAVEGLLQDRFGQLTAQVVDGAGEITNLIVGGIKSSLAGTPWSFSHITIPSVIVGTGYQIAYARGLEFVCVTFEHADEQSLVLDDRLLQVSISLLRL; this is encoded by the coding sequence ATGGCGATGATTGCTGAAGCAGAAGTCCCGCTGGAAATGGCCGATCCGCATCTGGTCCGCGCGCTGCGTGGTTCGGTCGAGAGTGCCCTGATGATGTGTGGTACGCAGGCCCGCTGTGTGGGCGTGTCGATTGTCCCGGGACGTGAAGTGGGCAAGATCACCGGCCTGATCGGTGTGCATGGACGCGTATCAGGCTTCATCACTGTGAACCTGGCCGAGCGCGTTGCCATTCGCGCGGTCGAAGGTCTGCTGCAAGATCGCTTTGGTCAGTTGACGGCACAGGTGGTCGATGGTGCTGGGGAAATCACGAACCTGATCGTCGGCGGCATCAAGTCTTCGCTGGCAGGCACACCTTGGAGTTTCTCGCACATTACGATTCCCTCGGTGATCGTCGGTACGGGCTATCAAATTGCTTATGCCCGCGGCCTGGAATTCGTCTGCGTCACCTTCGAACATGCCGACGAGCAATCGTTGGTGCTCGACGACCGGTTGCTGCAGGTCAGCATCTCGCTGCTGCGGTTGTAG